One Tolypothrix bouteillei VB521301 DNA window includes the following coding sequences:
- a CDS encoding dihydrolipoamide acetyltransferase family protein — translation MTEGKIVSWVKSPGDKVEKGETVVVVESDKADMDVESFYEGYLAHIIVQAGDAAPVGAAIALLAETEAEIETAIAQAQSSGTQSKEVVAATLSSKQLAEATSVAERATESQNGSPARQNGRTVASPRARKLAKELKVDLSGISGSGPYGRIVAEDVEAAVGRSSTPPTKVTPVTQIPSVPTPTVAAPTPARPTAPVPAPVVAAVPGQITPLTTLQKAVVRNMEASLAVPVFHVGYTITTDALDKLYKQIKSKGVTMTALLAKAVAVTLKKHPLLNASYSEQGIVYHSSINIAVAVAMDDGGLITPVLQNADSVDIYSLSRNWKSLVDRARAKQLQPEEYNSGTFTVSNLGMFGVDKFDAILPPGQGSILAIGASRPQVVATKDGLFGIKQQMQVNITSDHRIIYGAHAAAFLQELAQLIETKADSLVL, via the coding sequence ATGACCGAGGGAAAGATCGTCTCTTGGGTAAAATCACCAGGTGACAAAGTGGAAAAAGGCGAAACAGTGGTGGTTGTCGAGTCAGATAAGGCTGATATGGATGTGGAATCCTTTTACGAAGGGTATCTGGCTCATATCATAGTGCAAGCTGGTGACGCCGCTCCCGTAGGAGCAGCGATTGCCCTGTTAGCAGAAACCGAAGCTGAAATCGAAACTGCCATTGCTCAAGCCCAATCTTCCGGTACTCAAAGCAAAGAAGTTGTAGCTGCTACCTTATCCAGCAAACAACTTGCAGAGGCAACGAGTGTTGCCGAAAGAGCAACCGAATCACAAAATGGCAGCCCTGCTCGCCAGAATGGACGGACTGTTGCATCTCCTCGCGCCCGGAAGTTAGCGAAGGAACTCAAAGTTGATTTAAGTGGTATTTCTGGTAGTGGTCCCTACGGTCGTATTGTCGCTGAAGATGTTGAAGCAGCGGTGGGAAGATCTAGTACTCCACCGACAAAAGTTACCCCCGTTACACAAATTCCATCAGTACCAACACCGACTGTAGCAGCACCCACACCAGCAAGACCCACTGCGCCTGTACCCGCGCCAGTTGTTGCAGCCGTTCCCGGTCAAATCACACCTTTGACAACGTTGCAAAAAGCTGTGGTGCGGAATATGGAAGCCAGCCTTGCGGTACCCGTATTCCATGTTGGTTACACAATTACCACTGATGCCCTCGACAAATTATACAAACAAATTAAGTCTAAAGGCGTAACAATGACAGCCCTGCTTGCAAAAGCCGTGGCTGTAACATTAAAAAAACATCCGCTACTGAATGCCAGCTACTCGGAACAGGGTATTGTGTACCATTCCAGCATTAACATTGCTGTTGCAGTCGCAATGGATGATGGAGGATTGATTACACCAGTCTTACAAAATGCCGACTCTGTGGATATTTATTCTCTGTCACGCAATTGGAAATCTTTGGTGGATCGTGCTAGAGCAAAACAATTGCAACCAGAAGAGTATAACAGTGGAACTTTCACAGTATCCAACTTGGGAATGTTTGGTGTCGATAAATTTGACGCGATTTTGCCTCCCGGACAGGGTTCGATTTTGGCAATTGGCGCATCCCGCCCGCAAGTCGTTGCAACAAAAGACGGTTTGTTTGGTATCAAACAACAAATGCAGGTGAATATTACTTCCGACCATCGGATTATTTACGGTGCTCATGCTGCAGCATTCTTGCAAGAATTGGCACAGTTAATCGAAACTAAGGCTGATTCCTTGGTGCTGTAA
- a CDS encoding type II toxin-antitoxin system HicB family antitoxin, whose product MSYHYSMVIQWSQEDRLFLVHLPEFPWQQFHTHGRTYEEAAKNGQEVIEAFVEMLTEEDKPLPEPRMLPTKPLLIA is encoded by the coding sequence ATGAGCTACCACTACAGCATGGTGATTCAATGGTCTCAAGAAGATCGACTTTTCTTAGTTCACTTGCCTGAGTTTCCCTGGCAGCAGTTTCATACACATGGTAGAACTTATGAAGAAGCAGCCAAAAATGGTCAGGAAGTGATTGAGGCTTTCGTTGAGATGCTGACTGAAGAAGATAAACCACTACCAGAACCTAGAATGCTTCCCACAAAGCCGTTGTTGATTGCTTAA
- a CDS encoding glycosyltransferase family 39 protein: MTNHTTPKWLKFFAIAMLVVGVFFHFFNLHKKVYWHDEVYTSMRAAGFTRDEIDKELFQNRILRAVDLQKYQRPKLESTAEDTIKSLAIEDPQHPPLYFLIARFWMQIFGSSLTASRVLPVLFSLIGLPLMYALGLELFASPIVAILATVLLALSPFDVLFAQTARQYSLLTTLVIGSSFTLLQALRLPTRVNWGLYALSSALGFYTHPFFGLTTVAHAVYVLLLKVSFQKSPQSSSSEERKFYRVDYKSIRQFFLAIACSLVLFSPWIVVLLSNYQRAAATTDWTKAQVEFLYLVKLWILSFSSLLLDLDFGFDNVWTYITRAIVIAITGVGIYQVCCRTPKATWLFIITTIFVPFLLLVLPDLLLGGKRSAVSRYLISCYPGIQLAVAYLLGTQILQGHKLWRGILVLLSAGAIASCTVSSYSDTWWNKDLSYHNAEVARYVNASSSPKVISEIGDDFTNTGDLISLSYLLKEDVSLVLLSQPPQLENVKSLLSGNTEPFVFRPSGQFIKTLKPEQSQLVEALKPGRLWKLKNQ; encoded by the coding sequence ATGACAAATCATACAACTCCAAAATGGTTGAAGTTTTTTGCGATCGCCATGTTGGTGGTGGGTGTTTTCTTCCACTTTTTTAATCTTCATAAGAAAGTTTACTGGCATGATGAAGTTTATACGTCCATGAGGGCTGCTGGCTTCACTCGTGATGAAATTGACAAAGAACTTTTTCAAAATCGCATACTTCGGGCTGTAGACTTGCAGAAGTATCAACGCCCTAAATTAGAAAGTACCGCAGAAGACACAATTAAATCTCTAGCAATTGAAGACCCGCAGCATCCCCCCTTATACTTTTTGATAGCCCGGTTTTGGATGCAAATTTTTGGTAGTTCCTTAACAGCTTCGCGTGTTTTACCAGTGCTATTTAGCTTGATAGGATTACCTTTGATGTATGCTTTAGGTCTAGAACTTTTTGCCTCACCAATAGTGGCAATACTAGCAACAGTACTGTTGGCTCTATCCCCTTTTGATGTACTGTTTGCTCAAACAGCCAGACAATACAGTTTGCTAACAACTCTTGTTATTGGTAGTAGTTTTACACTTCTACAAGCTTTGCGCTTACCAACACGAGTCAATTGGGGTCTGTACGCTTTATCTAGTGCGCTGGGCTTTTACACTCATCCCTTTTTTGGGTTAACAACTGTTGCTCACGCAGTTTATGTATTGTTACTAAAAGTATCGTTTCAGAAATCACCTCAGAGTTCTTCATCAGAAGAAAGGAAGTTCTATCGTGTAGACTACAAAAGTATTAGACAATTTTTCCTTGCGATCGCCTGCTCTCTAGTGTTATTTAGTCCTTGGATAGTCGTGTTGCTCTCTAATTACCAACGTGCGGCTGCTACGACAGATTGGACTAAAGCTCAAGTAGAGTTTCTCTACCTAGTTAAACTTTGGATTCTTAGTTTTAGTTCGTTATTGCTAGACTTAGACTTTGGATTTGATAATGTTTGGACTTACATAACTAGAGCGATCGTTATTGCCATTACTGGTGTAGGAATTTATCAAGTTTGCTGTCGGACTCCCAAAGCAACTTGGTTATTTATCATCACTACAATTTTTGTACCTTTCTTGCTATTGGTTCTACCAGATTTACTATTAGGCGGAAAACGTTCTGCTGTTAGCCGCTACCTCATTTCTTGCTACCCTGGAATACAACTCGCGGTTGCATACTTATTGGGGACTCAGATTTTACAAGGACACAAGCTGTGGCGGGGTATTCTGGTACTTCTGAGTGCGGGTGCGATCGCATCCTGTACGGTCAGTTCTTATTCTGATACATGGTGGAACAAAGACTTAAGCTACCATAACGCTGAAGTTGCGCGATATGTTAACGCTTCGTCTTCTCCAAAAGTTATCAGCGAGATTGGCGATGATTTCACAAATACAGGTGACTTAATTTCTTTAAGCTATTTATTGAAAGAAGATGTATCGCTGGTGCTATTGAGTCAACCCCCGCAATTGGAAAATGTCAAATCTCTACTATCGGGAAACACAGAACCTTTTGTGTTTCGACCCTCCGGTCAATTTATCAAAACCCTCAAGCCAGAGCAAAGTCAGTTAGTAGAAGCCTTGAAACCAGGAAGACTGTGGAAGCTAAAGAACCAGTGA
- a CDS encoding YlqD family protein, which produces MDVSKPQLLLKRVINVKAIVTPLWKDEVQQQLQTQINQIDQQLQQLDVQGQRAVAEIQKQSLQPPGPQTLQQIDNIQGQINQKKSELLEQKNQSLQNLQQVQFLELDQEVNQFQMEGFFRVEPGDNLISKLQVEVVLRDGVVEEIRGDI; this is translated from the coding sequence ATGGATGTCTCCAAACCTCAATTGCTTCTAAAACGCGTTATCAACGTCAAAGCCATTGTGACCCCCCTTTGGAAAGACGAAGTTCAGCAGCAACTGCAAACCCAAATCAATCAAATTGACCAGCAGTTGCAACAGTTGGACGTTCAAGGACAAAGAGCGGTCGCCGAAATTCAAAAGCAGAGTCTACAACCTCCCGGTCCTCAGACACTGCAACAAATCGATAATATTCAGGGTCAGATTAACCAAAAGAAGAGCGAGCTCTTAGAACAGAAAAATCAGAGTTTACAAAACCTCCAACAGGTCCAGTTTTTAGAATTAGATCAGGAAGTCAACCAATTTCAAATGGAAGGTTTTTTCCGCGTGGAACCAGGGGATAACCTGATTAGCAAGTTGCAAGTTGAAGTCGTCTTGCGTGACGGAGTTGTCGAAGAAATTCGCGGTGATATTTAA
- a CDS encoding AMP-dependent synthetase/ligase: MSKKYENSSYLFNITERERQALNSIVNYSNIESIPEIWPLAAKEFGSTVALHNPHSQPEEVITYTQLSQQIQQFAAGLQALGVKEGDRVSLIADNCPRWLIADQGIMTAGAANAVRSSQAEREEVLYIIANSGSTALVVEDLKTLNKLQARLLELPIQLIVLLTEETPPANNNLKVLNFSQLMEIGAKHTLTPIKRTRETLATLIYTSGTTGKPKGVMLTHGNLLHQVLVLRSVVQPQPEDTVLSILPTWHSYERSGEYFLLSQGCTQVYTNLRSIKRDLKKFQPRFTIGVPRLWESIYEAVQKQFREQPENKQRLINFFLEISEKFIKARRIAQGLDLENLKPSRFEQLAASAQASALYPLHALGERIVYSKVREATGGKIKQMISGGGALPKHIDDFFEIIGVEILVGYGLTETAPVTHARRPWRNLRGSAGQAIPGTETKIVDPETRKPLPTGERGLVLLRGPQVMEGYYQNPEATAKAIDTEGWFDSGDLGWLTPQNDLVLTGRAKDTIVLTNGENIEPQPIEDACLRSPYIDQIMLVGQDQRSIGALIVPNLETLQKWAHSQNLLLSLPGEATAETLSNTVAAEVDLESKMVQDLFRQELNREVQNRPGYRADDRIGPFKLILEPFSTENGMMTQTLKTKRHVVMEHYRDIIDGMFA, translated from the coding sequence ATGTCAAAAAAATACGAGAACTCTTCTTACCTATTTAATATTACCGAGCGAGAGCGTCAGGCATTAAATTCCATCGTTAATTATTCCAATATAGAGTCAATACCAGAAATTTGGCCGTTGGCAGCAAAGGAATTTGGTAGTACTGTTGCCCTGCATAACCCACACTCGCAACCAGAAGAAGTTATCACTTATACTCAACTATCACAACAGATTCAACAATTTGCTGCGGGTTTGCAAGCATTGGGTGTGAAAGAAGGCGATCGCGTCTCGCTGATTGCAGATAATTGTCCCCGGTGGTTAATTGCAGACCAAGGGATTATGACCGCTGGGGCTGCTAATGCAGTGCGTAGTTCCCAAGCAGAACGGGAAGAAGTTTTATACATAATAGCAAATAGCGGCAGCACGGCTCTAGTGGTTGAAGATCTAAAGACACTCAATAAGCTGCAAGCACGTCTTTTGGAGTTACCAATTCAACTCATTGTTTTGCTGACAGAGGAAACACCACCAGCCAACAACAACTTGAAGGTCTTGAACTTTTCCCAATTGATGGAAATTGGAGCAAAGCATACGCTCACACCCATAAAACGAACGAGGGAAACTCTAGCAACTTTAATTTACACCTCTGGAACCACAGGTAAACCGAAAGGGGTAATGCTAACTCACGGTAATTTACTACATCAAGTTTTAGTGCTGAGGTCAGTGGTGCAACCACAACCGGAGGACACTGTACTGAGTATTTTGCCTACCTGGCACAGTTACGAACGCAGTGGCGAATACTTTTTACTTTCTCAGGGCTGTACGCAAGTTTATACCAACCTCCGGTCGATCAAACGGGATTTAAAAAAATTCCAACCCCGATTTACAATCGGCGTACCCCGGTTGTGGGAATCGATTTATGAAGCAGTGCAGAAACAGTTTCGCGAACAACCAGAGAACAAGCAACGTCTGATTAATTTCTTTCTTGAAATCAGCGAAAAATTTATTAAAGCAAGGCGAATTGCTCAAGGGTTAGATTTGGAAAATTTAAAACCTTCAAGATTTGAGCAACTAGCAGCCAGCGCCCAAGCTTCAGCTTTGTATCCCCTTCATGCTCTAGGAGAACGAATCGTTTATTCCAAGGTAAGGGAAGCAACAGGAGGTAAAATCAAGCAAATGATTAGCGGTGGTGGTGCGCTACCCAAGCATATCGACGACTTTTTTGAGATTATCGGTGTGGAAATTTTGGTAGGTTACGGGTTAACAGAAACTGCACCCGTAACCCATGCGCGACGTCCTTGGCGTAATTTACGGGGTTCAGCAGGTCAAGCAATACCCGGAACAGAAACAAAAATAGTCGATCCAGAAACTCGCAAGCCATTACCTACGGGGGAAAGAGGATTGGTGTTGCTGCGGGGACCGCAAGTGATGGAAGGTTACTATCAAAATCCTGAAGCCACAGCCAAAGCAATAGATACTGAAGGTTGGTTTGATAGTGGGGATTTGGGTTGGCTAACACCACAAAATGATTTGGTACTCACCGGACGAGCCAAAGATACTATCGTATTAACAAATGGAGAAAATATCGAGCCGCAACCGATAGAAGATGCTTGTTTGCGATCGCCCTACATAGATCAAATTATGCTTGTAGGACAAGACCAACGCAGTATCGGTGCTTTGATTGTTCCCAATCTAGAAACCTTGCAGAAATGGGCACATTCTCAAAATCTCCTTCTGTCTCTACCGGGAGAAGCCACCGCCGAAACCCTCAGTAATACAGTGGCTGCGGAAGTAGATCTAGAGAGTAAAATGGTTCAGGATTTATTTCGGCAAGAATTGAATCGGGAAGTGCAAAACCGTCCTGGCTACCGAGCTGATGACCGTATTGGTCCATTCAAGCTGATTCTAGAACCGTTTTCAACAGAAAACGGAATGATGACGCAAACACTAAAAACGAAACGACACGTCGTGATGGAACACTATCGCGATATTATTGACGGGATGTTTGCCTGA